A section of the Methanosarcina mazei S-6 genome encodes:
- a CDS encoding HemK2/MTQ2 family protein methyltransferase: MVEIEYRNTRVRLGASDLVYEPAEDSFLLADAALEEAEPGMRILEIGAGSGFVSAVIRANVKGIRIFATEINPHAALCAKANGVEVIRTDLFRGLKPGSKGTPFDLILFNPPYLPTSEEEKVTGWLNYAFDGGASGRETLDRFLDEVRNYLKPGGKVLVLISSITGLEAVKDRMIKMGFEVDVVLRKKVSFEELIVVRGKIP; this comes from the coding sequence ATGGTTGAAATCGAATACAGAAATACCCGGGTCAGACTCGGAGCTTCGGATCTCGTTTACGAGCCGGCAGAGGATTCTTTTTTGCTTGCCGATGCCGCTCTTGAAGAGGCAGAACCGGGTATGCGTATCCTGGAAATCGGAGCTGGATCAGGTTTCGTATCTGCTGTTATCAGGGCAAATGTTAAAGGTATCCGAATTTTTGCAACCGAGATCAACCCTCATGCCGCCCTCTGCGCAAAAGCCAATGGGGTTGAAGTAATCCGCACCGACCTTTTCAGGGGGCTAAAACCCGGAAGTAAGGGAACTCCTTTTGACCTCATCCTTTTTAATCCGCCTTATCTTCCAACTTCCGAAGAAGAAAAAGTTACCGGCTGGCTTAACTACGCTTTTGACGGCGGAGCCAGCGGGAGAGAGACTCTTGACCGTTTTCTGGATGAAGTAAGAAACTACCTGAAGCCCGGAGGAAAAGTCCTGGTATTGATTTCTTCGATTACAGGGCTTGAGGCTGTAAAGGATAGGATGATAAAAATGGGTTTTGAGGTTGATGTTGTATTGAGAAAAAAAGTTTCATTTGAAGAGTTAATCGTAGTCAGGGGGAAGATTCCTTAA
- the rsmA gene encoding 16S rRNA (adenine(1518)-N(6)/adenine(1519)-N(6))-dimethyltransferase RsmA yields MVSVRSVLKHYFIQEVSDLVRSILKKYNIKGGTFDQHFLIDAGYLDRIVAAAELSPQDTVLEIGAGIGNLTERLARRAKKVIAVELDPALVSVLHDRFDAAENIEIIAGDALKVDFPEFDKVVSNLPYSISSEITFKLLRHKFKLGVLMYQYEFAVRMVSPPGCKDYSRLTIDTCYFADASIVMKVPKGAFQPAPEVDSAVIKLIPRPAPFEVRDETFFLQFVAAVFSQRRKKLRNAILNTSSLLKIPDIKEIVSQLPEDFMNKRAEDLTPEELASVANMIFDLKSRNF; encoded by the coding sequence ATTGTTTCTGTACGCTCAGTTTTAAAACATTATTTCATTCAGGAGGTTTCAGACCTGGTTCGTTCTATTCTTAAAAAGTACAATATAAAAGGGGGCACCTTTGACCAGCATTTTCTTATCGATGCAGGCTACCTTGACCGGATAGTCGCTGCTGCTGAGCTGAGTCCGCAGGATACAGTTCTTGAGATAGGTGCGGGAATCGGAAACCTTACGGAAAGACTCGCAAGAAGGGCAAAGAAGGTGATTGCTGTCGAGCTTGACCCTGCCCTTGTATCAGTCCTGCATGACCGTTTCGATGCTGCAGAGAATATAGAGATTATAGCAGGAGACGCCCTGAAAGTCGATTTCCCTGAGTTCGACAAGGTCGTCTCAAACCTTCCCTATTCTATCTCCTCGGAAATTACTTTCAAGCTTTTACGTCATAAATTCAAACTCGGGGTTCTTATGTACCAGTACGAGTTTGCAGTTCGCATGGTCTCTCCTCCCGGCTGTAAAGACTATTCCCGTCTCACGATCGATACCTGCTACTTTGCTGATGCCTCCATTGTCATGAAGGTCCCGAAAGGCGCCTTCCAGCCAGCCCCTGAGGTTGATTCTGCGGTTATCAAACTGATTCCGCGCCCGGCTCCTTTTGAGGTGAGGGATGAAACTTTCTTCCTCCAGTTTGTAGCTGCGGTCTTTAGCCAGCGCCGGAAAAAGCTCAGAAACGCAATACTGAACACCAGTTCTTTGCTCAAAATCCCTGACATCAAAGAGATTGTAAGCCAGCTCCCCGAAGATTTCATGAACAAAAGGGCGGAAGACCTTACACCTGAAGAGCTTGCCAGCGTTGCAAACATGATTTTTGACCTTAAATCCAGAAATTTCTGA
- a CDS encoding DUF655 domain-containing protein, with amino-acid sequence MKVDKSQSGRPYTGRTTAERPSSGGRRPAGKPQFERQSERAPRSSGKAVESSQDREEYVWVLDYLPYGKSIDGKSAYQKKPLVQAIGDKKFTLMELVPKSGVIPDIQSRVYIGPGDRNEIDHVKQRIGYSDLTNGANLELPFILEAIVRHREEAFVKFFNDAHSITTRLHMLELLPGIGKKLMWSIIDERKKGDFKSFQDIRERIPSLHDPAKVISHRIEEELKDDFIKYRLFTTPPRRQRPE; translated from the coding sequence ATGAAAGTAGATAAGTCGCAATCAGGTAGACCGTACACTGGCAGAACCACTGCCGAAAGACCTTCTTCTGGCGGCAGGCGTCCGGCAGGCAAACCGCAATTTGAAAGGCAGTCAGAAAGAGCTCCGCGCTCATCCGGGAAAGCCGTGGAAAGTTCGCAGGACAGGGAAGAATACGTATGGGTGCTGGATTATCTCCCATACGGAAAATCCATTGACGGCAAGTCAGCTTATCAGAAAAAACCTCTCGTGCAGGCTATTGGGGACAAGAAGTTTACTCTTATGGAACTCGTCCCCAAAAGCGGGGTTATTCCTGATATCCAGTCAAGGGTCTATATAGGCCCGGGGGACAGGAATGAAATAGACCACGTAAAGCAGAGGATAGGTTACTCTGACCTTACAAACGGAGCCAACCTGGAGCTGCCGTTTATCCTTGAAGCTATTGTAAGGCACAGAGAAGAAGCATTCGTAAAATTTTTCAATGATGCCCATTCCATTACAACCCGTCTGCATATGCTTGAACTCCTTCCTGGAATTGGTAAAAAACTTATGTGGTCCATCATTGATGAACGCAAGAAAGGGGATTTCAAGAGCTTTCAGGACATCCGCGAAAGGATTCCAAGTCTTCACGACCCTGCCAAGGTTATCTCTCACAGGATCGAAGAAGAACTCAAAGATGACTTTATAAAGTACAGGCTATTCACCACACCTCCCCGCCGCCAGAGACCCGAGTGA
- a CDS encoding RNA polymerase Rpb4 family protein — translation MIVKEVLNEELLTLAEVKDILTAIAEERREKGIEVSYSFRKALNHAEQFSRISGVKSRELVNKLLELEKMKPVIAVRIADILPQSRDELRSIYAKEKYTLSNEELDQILDYVFAAME, via the coding sequence ATGATAGTTAAGGAAGTACTCAACGAAGAATTATTGACACTGGCTGAGGTCAAGGATATACTTACCGCGATCGCTGAAGAGCGCAGAGAGAAGGGGATCGAGGTTTCATACAGTTTTAGAAAAGCCCTCAATCATGCGGAGCAGTTCTCCAGGATCAGCGGAGTAAAATCAAGAGAACTTGTTAATAAATTGCTTGAGCTCGAAAAAATGAAACCGGTTATTGCGGTCAGGATCGCGGATATCCTGCCTCAATCCAGAGACGAACTCAGGTCAATCTATGCAAAAGAAAAATACACACTGAGCAATGAAGAGCTTGATCAAATTCTGGACTATGTATTCGCAGCTATGGAATAA
- a CDS encoding 50S ribosomal protein L21e, producing the protein MTNSHGERRCTRYKLQKTVRERGISPVSKAIQEFEDGQMVHIDIDPSVQKGMPNPKFQGFTGKVIGQRGRSYILAVREGNSMKEVFSVPQHLKPQKY; encoded by the coding sequence ATGACAAATTCACACGGTGAAAGACGCTGCACAAGGTACAAATTACAGAAGACGGTTCGTGAAAGAGGAATTTCCCCTGTAAGCAAGGCAATCCAGGAATTCGAAGATGGACAGATGGTTCACATTGACATCGACCCCAGCGTCCAGAAAGGGATGCCAAATCCGAAATTCCAGGGCTTTACAGGAAAAGTTATAGGACAGCGCGGCAGGTCATATATTCTGGCAGTCCGCGAAGGAAACTCAATGAAGGAAGTCTTTTCTGTTCCGCAGCACCTGAAACCCCAGAAATACTGA